Below is a window of bacterium DNA.
CGCCACCCTTCGCTCCTATCTTCTTCGATTGCCCGATCGAGAGCGTCGGGACGCATCCGGAATTCCTGATCGACAGGAATCTTGCGCAAACCTCGCAGCCCGAAGCCGAGCGCAATTGCCGCCTTGTCATCGCTGCTGTGGGCCTGTTCCGAACAATACACCCGGAACCTCGGTAAATCCGCGCGACCCGCCAATCCTTCTTCCCGAATCTTCAGATCCAGCGATTCGCGTGCGGCTGCCATCGCGCAAAAAGTGCCGATGGATGCCGTATCCATGATGATTCCGAAAAGAGGAACCGGAATTCCCAGCATTTTACGAAGCCAATCCAGCACCACGACTTCTAATTCGGTAGAAGCAGGCGATGTTTTCCAGAGCATCGCATTGATGTTCAAGGCCGTAGACAACATGTCACCCAGAATGCCGGGAGGGGAGCCTGTGATCGCAAAGTAAGCATAGAAGTTGGGATGATTCCAGTGCGTAACACCGGGAAGGATGATTTTTTGAAAGTCTTCCAGTACGCGCTCGAAGGGTTCCGGTGTTCGCGGCGGATCTTTAGGCAGAGCTTCGATGATTTCACCGGGCTTCACCTGGGAAAGCACCGGGTAGCGCTGGCCGTTCTCCCAGTAGTCGACCATCCAGTCTTCGAGTTGTTGAAGCGCTTTCCGGTAGTTTTCCATGTTGCGATTGTAACTTTTTAGCGCTCAACCGCCAAGACGCCAAGTCGCCAAGAAATTTGACACTCTGTCGTTGGAAAACGATAATGAACAACTCAGGAGCGATATTTATGGTTACACGTGAGCAAGTGGACGAAGTTCTACGCAAATGTTTTGACCCGGAGATTCCAGTAAACGTGCTGGATCTGGGACTGATTTACGACGTCGGTATGGAAGAGGAAAGAGTCAATATAAAAATGACTTTGACGGCCCCGGGTTGCGGAATGGGACCGATGATCGCAGAAGACGTCCGCTCAAAGTTGCTGGGACTTCCCGGAATCAAAGAAGCAAGAGTCGAATTGACGTTTGATCCGCCTTGGAATCCCGAAATGATGAGCGAGGATGCGAAACGTCAACTCGGCTGGGAGTAGTTCGTAATAACGACTTTAGTCGCTATGAATGAATGTGAAAAATAGCGAATGAATTCGCTACTACGAACCCTAAAACGACTACTTCTTGCAATTCTCTGCCTCATCTTTTTACTGGCAGCTTTCCTGGTTTTCTCCATCCGAAGATCCTTTCCCCAAATCGAGGGTCAGGTTCGACTTTCTGGGCTGAAAGCCTCTGTTGAAGTGATTCGCGATAAGTATGGCGTCCCGCATATTTATGCCCAGAACCGGGATGACTTGTACCGCGCGCAGGGCTACATCCACGCACAGGAACGTTTCTGGCAGATGGATTTCTGGAGACACACCGGCAAAGGGCGCCTATCGGAACTATTCGGCAAGTCGCAATTGGAAACGGATCAGTTCTTGGGCATGATGGGTTGGTCGCGTGTTGCAGAAGAAGAAGTGAAACTGCTGGATGAAGTCTCGCTTTCTATTTTGAAAGCATACTGCGAAGGCGTTAACGCATATCTCACTGATCATCAAGGGAGTAAGCTGAGCCTGGAACATGGGATTTTGCGGATAACCAACAGGAATTATCAGGCGGAGGAATGGACCCCTCTGGATAGCATCGTGTGGGGAAAAGTGATGTCCTGGGATCTTGGAATGAATCTATCCACCGAGACTTCCCGCGCAAGACTGTTGCAGCACATGACACACAAACAGGTGGA
It encodes the following:
- a CDS encoding iron-sulfur cluster assembly protein, whose amino-acid sequence is MVTREQVDEVLRKCFDPEIPVNVLDLGLIYDVGMEEERVNIKMTLTAPGCGMGPMIAEDVRSKLLGLPGIKEARVELTFDPPWNPEMMSEDAKRQLGWE